The following DNA comes from Enterocloster bolteae.
TATCACTTCCTTTCGCACTAATATTATACGCAATATTAGCTCAAAAGTAAAGTCGCGGATATAAAATTCCTTTTCCCAAATATAACAGACGGTGTCTGGCATTTTTATGGTTTTGCGTATTTTTTATCCATAAACTAACTCCTGAATCGCAAATTTCAAACTCTGCACCTTGCCCAGCAGCCAGATCGCAACCAGCGGCAGCCCCATCGGACTAATCAAAAATGCCATGACCAGCAGAATCACACCATTCTGCGGGGAATAGGTAATAAGCACAGCCACGCCAAGCAGAGCAATCACCGTGCTGAACAGGCCAAGCACCAGACCAGATATGTAGATCAGCCCCGTGCAGAGCCAGACAAAAAGTGTCAGAAGCAAAATGATCGGTGCAGTTATAATCATCAAAAGCCCTTTCAAAAT
Coding sequences within:
- a CDS encoding CD1845 family protein translates to MKILKGLLMIITAPIILLLTLFVWLCTGLIYISGLVLGLFSTVIALLGVAVLITYSPQNGVILLVMAFLISPMGLPLVAIWLLGKVQSLKFAIQELVYG